One genomic window of Phaenicophaeus curvirostris isolate KB17595 chromosome 21, BPBGC_Pcur_1.0, whole genome shotgun sequence includes the following:
- the KIAA0753 gene encoding protein moonraker isoform X2 encodes MLYALQQQVKEIQDDLEKLSPHKIKHTKKSRAASRLAAAHRGAVRALQAFASQFTDQTEQQIPTHYKELGSLIRQLSLCSAKLEVDSSISDIILDILMQVEDLDSLLEKKQTPKKVKKCISASQDKSPRNLETFLARKQLNSPKGENKPLILKEPHGQEPRKPPAARSVLPAIQKANSCAHVLHNKFQEENAPPAPERNAALQGSLDALVRPGAVKKDPIFETGPLKRKGVLLPAKSKGKLKSLKSRQVRPRGKRARFQETTISFQLKENKRIVKESRIPCVPSDPTSLPASPERLAQLEAETSRRVKVLTDLSKGEMKNTQNLRSQSASPTPDKVEKAAQERLEPLVDRTQQVAANAAILTEKLLDDLLEDTAQELWSIEQRESLQTEALPLADMHSLESMLQRMEEIERYQEAVRRRFTQIVYSDLESWDQEHKKEQQMASIAERPTSPHPIQITKLIGCTEPEVDILLEKPLDSNDIDENEKAEEKLQTGNDVLQPLTWNSLRKGCCVSLSVPKHMLQSILDYNSRYKHHLKLISHEAVGSFDPWQIAESLAEQLIEEALCDVAAELQDVCEDYAEAVFTSEFLQPAL; translated from the exons AGTCCTCATAAAATCAAACATACTAAAAAG tcTCGAGCAGCATCCAGATTGGCGGCAGCACACAGGGGAGCTGTACGAGCCTTGCAGGCATTTGCCAGTCAGTTTACTGATCAAACAGAGCAGCAGATTCCTACCCACTACAAGGAACTGGGCAGTCTTATTCGACAACTTTCTCTCTGTTCAGCCAAACTAGAAGTGGATTCTTCCATTTCTGACATTATCTTAGATATTTTGATGCAAGTTGAg GATCTGGATTCTCTgctagaaaagaaacaaacaccaaaaaaagtTAAGAAATGTATTTCAGCATCTCAGGACAAATCTCCAAGGAACTTGGAGACATTTCTAGCCAGAAAGCAGCTTAACTCTCCAAAAGGAGAGAATAAACCTCTCATCTTAAAGGAACCACATGGACAAGAACCTAGAAAACCTCCAGCTGCCAGGAGTGTCTTGCCTG caaTTCAAAAGGCAAACAGTTGTGCTCATGTACTCCACAATAAattccaagaggaaaatgccCCGCCTGCTCcagaaagaaatgctgctttacaAGGAAGCCTGgatgcactggtgagacctggGGCTGTGAAAAAAGATCCCATCTTTGAAACTGGCCCTTTGAAGAGGAAAGGCGTGTTATTGCCTGCAAAATCAAAG GGAAAGCTGAAATCTCTGAAATCGAGACAAGTACGGCCTAGAGGAAAGCGTGCCCGATTTCAAGAGACAACTATATCTTTCCAGCTAAAGGAGAACAAACGAATTGTTAAGGAGAGCAGAATACCCTGTGTGCCTTCAGACCCTACATCTCTACCCGCTTCACCTGAGCG ACTAGCACAGCTTGAAGCAGAAACTTCGAGACGAGTGAAGGTTCTAACTGACCTTAgcaaaggagaaatgaaaaatacacaaaacttAAG GTCACAAAGTGCTTCTCCAACCCCGGACAAAGTTGAGAAGGCAGCACAGGAGCGCTTAGAACCGCTGGTAGATAGGACACAG cagGTTGCAGCAAATGCAGCTATTCTAACTGAAAAGCTATTGGATGATCTTTTGGAAGATACTGCTCAGGAACTGTGGAGTATAGAGCAGCGTGAGAGCCTACAGACGGAGGCTCTGCCCTTGGCTGACATGCACAGTCTGGAGTCAATGTTGCAAAGAATGGAAGAAATTGAA AGATATCAGGAGGCCGTACGCAGGAGGTTCACCCAGATCGTGTACAGTGACTTGGAGTCCTGGGACCAAGAACACAAAAAGG aACAACAAATGGCATCAATAGCTGAAAGACCTACCTCTCCTCATCCAATTCAGATAACTAAATTAATTGGATGCACAGAGCCAGAAGTGGACATTTTATTGGAAAAACCTCTTGATAGCAA TGATattgatgaaaatgaaaaagcagaggagaaattGCAGACTGGAAATGATGTTCTGCAGCCTTTGACTTGGAATTCTCTACGGAAAGGGTGCTGTGTGTCTCTCTCTGTGCCAAAACATATGCTCCAGAGCATCTTGGATTATAACAGCAGATACAAGCATCACTTGAAGCTCATTTCCCATGAGGCTGTAGGCAGTTTCGATCCATGGCAGATTGCTGAGAG